One Aliidiomarina minuta genomic region harbors:
- a CDS encoding efflux RND transporter periplasmic adaptor subunit, protein MFLKGINPLWLALGLVLLLIIWLASGDVLRSADEAPDVTEEVVESPSRIEAELYEAEYYQPELGVQGRIEPWRQIQIIARVSGEVIDLPVAQGESVESGSVLLQLDAEERAARVAQLEADAELAAAELSGAEQLRRQDLASQIEYLRLVAERARVATELEAAEMALSYTRPEAPFSGIFDRRLIELGDYVQSGQELVHFTDISRLRIMAQIPQQEVARLNVGQPVEVQLLDDSVLRGELRHIATVADPETRSFFVEVEAENPDLRRIAGGTASLKIQLAEVFAHQLSPSLLSLDGDGRLVVRYVDEDERVREQEVRLLSAGRDSAWVEGLPEQVRLITQGAGFVELGQQVEVVMAEED, encoded by the coding sequence TTGTTTTTAAAAGGTATTAACCCCCTGTGGTTAGCGCTTGGTCTGGTTCTCTTGCTTATTATATGGCTCGCTTCCGGCGATGTGCTGCGCTCAGCGGATGAAGCTCCGGATGTCACGGAAGAAGTTGTTGAGTCCCCCAGTCGCATTGAAGCAGAGCTTTACGAAGCTGAATACTATCAGCCTGAATTGGGTGTTCAGGGGCGTATAGAGCCCTGGCGACAGATACAGATAATTGCCAGGGTGTCGGGTGAAGTTATTGATTTGCCTGTAGCTCAGGGCGAAAGCGTCGAGTCTGGCAGTGTATTGTTGCAACTGGATGCAGAAGAACGCGCGGCACGGGTCGCTCAGCTGGAAGCCGATGCGGAACTGGCGGCTGCGGAGTTAAGTGGTGCGGAACAGTTACGGCGTCAGGATTTGGCTTCCCAAATAGAGTATCTGCGCCTGGTTGCTGAACGGGCCAGAGTGGCTACCGAACTGGAAGCTGCAGAAATGGCGCTGAGCTACACCCGTCCTGAAGCTCCCTTTTCCGGTATTTTTGATCGGCGCCTGATTGAGCTCGGAGATTATGTGCAAAGCGGTCAGGAGTTAGTTCACTTCACAGACATCTCTCGCCTACGGATTATGGCGCAGATACCTCAACAGGAAGTCGCCAGATTAAATGTGGGGCAGCCGGTTGAAGTGCAACTGCTGGATGACAGCGTATTGCGAGGTGAGTTGCGTCATATTGCTACCGTTGCCGACCCGGAAACACGCAGTTTCTTTGTTGAAGTTGAAGCAGAAAATCCTGATTTAAGACGCATTGCCGGAGGCACAGCAAGCTTAAAAATTCAGCTTGCGGAAGTTTTCGCTCATCAACTGTCTCCTTCACTGTTATCGCTGGACGGCGATGGGCGCCTGGTGGTGCGTTATGTCGATGAGGATGAGCGGGTGCGTGAACAGGAAGTCAGGCTGCTCAGTGCAGGTCGCGACTCGGCCTGGGTTGAGGGACTGCCTGAACAGGTCAGGTTAATTACTCAGGGCGCTGGTTTTGTCGAGCTGGGCCAGCAGGTTGAAGTGGTTATGGCTGAGGAGGATTGA
- a CDS encoding efflux RND transporter permease subunit encodes MESIIRAAQQRSRATLLLFLILLVGGYSAYQVIPKEANPDVPIPIIYVSMIYEGVSPEDAERLMVRPMEQELRSLEGLREMTALAGEGHASVTLEFDAGFDARAALQDVREKVDLARAYIPQEAEEPTVHEVNVALFPVLSVGLSGPLSESELIHTARLLKEEIEGITEVLEVEIGGDREDLLEIIAHPQVLASYGINYNELFELVSRNNQLVAAGSLDTGAGRFPMKVPSVIADLEDVLSVPVKVDDDNVVTFGDVARLRRAFFDPEGFARINDQPAVVLEISKRAGANIIDTVAQVRTLLTQAESMMPEGLQVDFIMDESTDVETMLSELMNNVMTAVVLVLVIIIATMGVRSALMVGITIPGAFLTAILALWAIGYTMNIMVLFALILVAGMLVDGAVVVSELADRNRRNGDAPADAWAKAATRMSWPIIASTATTLAVFVPLLFWPGVVGEFMKYLPATVIICLLASLVMALIFLPTLGAVSGSTQGHEDSKPTWFGRWYRRSLTSALQRPWWTLGAVMLVILLIYVLYGRFNHGVEFFPSVEPESAQVTVRARGDMSVHEKDELVRRVESRLLNMPEVKALYARSIAEPGWNMGVDTIGVLQFQFIDWQERRPAREILADMQQRTEDIPGILLEFREQEQGPAEGKPFQLTVSAADPSLIDEQVERILDAMEEAGGFIDVEDDRALPGIEWRVQVNREEAARLGTDVVTVGNAVQLITNGILLARYRPEDAIDEVDIRLRFPESWRHIDQLQQLTVQSARGQIPIAHVVELVPAPKVGTLRRMDGRRAVTIEADLEAGYRLDERLSEIQQRVLGDMPEGVQVSIGGEGEDQQEAAQFLLIAFLIAVFLMTFILVIQFNSLYQTALVLSAIVLSTAGILLGLLINGQSFGIVMVGMGVIALAGIVVNNNIVLIDTYNEHRQQGLSALDAAIETGCLRLRPVLLTAVTTILGLMPMVLGVNVNLLEPSLGINAPSTQWWTQLSSAIAGGLAFATLLTLLLTPALLVIGDRVGSAWREKRAN; translated from the coding sequence ATGGAGAGCATCATCCGCGCTGCGCAGCAACGCAGTCGAGCCACACTGCTGCTGTTTTTAATTCTGCTGGTCGGTGGTTACAGCGCCTACCAGGTGATACCTAAAGAAGCCAATCCTGACGTTCCCATTCCGATCATTTATGTGTCTATGATTTACGAGGGCGTAAGCCCGGAAGACGCCGAGCGTCTCATGGTCCGGCCGATGGAGCAGGAACTGCGCTCACTCGAAGGGCTGCGGGAAATGACCGCACTGGCTGGAGAGGGTCATGCATCTGTGACGCTGGAGTTTGATGCCGGTTTTGATGCCCGGGCGGCGCTGCAGGATGTACGTGAAAAGGTCGATCTTGCGCGTGCCTATATTCCGCAGGAAGCGGAAGAGCCCACTGTACACGAGGTCAACGTAGCCTTGTTTCCGGTGCTTTCAGTGGGCCTCTCCGGACCTCTGTCGGAGTCTGAGCTGATACATACGGCCAGATTGTTGAAAGAAGAAATTGAAGGCATTACCGAAGTGCTGGAAGTTGAAATCGGTGGTGACCGAGAAGATCTACTAGAGATTATTGCGCACCCGCAGGTACTGGCCAGTTACGGTATTAACTACAATGAGTTGTTTGAGCTGGTATCACGGAACAATCAGCTGGTTGCAGCGGGTAGCCTGGACACGGGAGCCGGGCGCTTTCCGATGAAGGTGCCCAGCGTTATCGCTGATTTGGAGGATGTGCTCTCAGTTCCTGTCAAAGTTGATGACGACAATGTGGTGACTTTCGGTGATGTAGCCAGATTAAGACGCGCTTTTTTTGATCCTGAGGGTTTTGCCCGCATAAACGACCAGCCCGCGGTGGTGTTGGAAATTTCCAAGCGCGCCGGCGCCAATATTATTGATACCGTTGCTCAGGTCAGGACCTTGTTGACCCAGGCTGAGTCTATGATGCCGGAAGGTTTGCAGGTCGATTTCATCATGGACGAATCCACTGACGTTGAAACCATGCTGTCGGAGTTGATGAATAATGTGATGACCGCTGTAGTGTTGGTGCTGGTGATTATCATTGCCACGATGGGGGTACGCTCAGCGTTGATGGTAGGTATCACTATACCGGGGGCTTTCCTGACCGCTATTCTGGCTCTCTGGGCGATCGGCTACACCATGAATATTATGGTGCTTTTTGCGCTGATTCTGGTCGCCGGTATGTTAGTCGACGGCGCTGTTGTGGTTAGTGAGCTGGCGGATCGTAACCGGCGCAATGGCGATGCTCCGGCAGATGCCTGGGCGAAAGCGGCAACCCGCATGTCCTGGCCTATTATCGCTTCAACCGCGACTACACTGGCAGTATTCGTTCCTTTGCTCTTCTGGCCAGGGGTGGTGGGCGAATTTATGAAGTACCTGCCCGCCACCGTTATCATCTGTCTGCTGGCCTCACTGGTGATGGCGCTTATCTTCTTACCTACGCTGGGGGCAGTGAGTGGCTCCACCCAGGGTCATGAGGATAGCAAGCCCACATGGTTTGGGCGTTGGTACCGGCGCTCTCTTACATCAGCACTGCAGCGTCCCTGGTGGACGCTGGGTGCGGTGATGTTGGTGATTCTTCTGATTTATGTGCTGTACGGACGTTTTAACCATGGCGTTGAGTTTTTCCCTTCGGTGGAACCTGAATCGGCTCAGGTGACGGTCAGAGCCCGCGGTGATATGTCCGTTCATGAAAAAGATGAGCTGGTACGTCGGGTGGAAAGCCGCTTGTTGAATATGCCGGAAGTTAAAGCCCTGTATGCGCGATCTATTGCAGAGCCGGGCTGGAATATGGGCGTAGACACCATAGGGGTCCTGCAGTTTCAGTTTATTGACTGGCAGGAGCGACGACCAGCCCGTGAGATTCTCGCCGACATGCAGCAGCGAACGGAAGATATTCCGGGTATTTTGCTCGAGTTCAGAGAGCAGGAGCAAGGACCTGCTGAGGGCAAACCCTTCCAGTTAACGGTGAGTGCGGCGGACCCCTCATTGATTGATGAGCAAGTGGAGAGGATTCTGGATGCCATGGAAGAGGCCGGCGGTTTTATAGATGTAGAAGATGACAGAGCTTTACCAGGTATTGAATGGCGAGTGCAGGTGAATCGCGAAGAAGCCGCTCGTTTAGGCACTGACGTGGTCACTGTAGGCAACGCCGTGCAGTTGATTACCAATGGTATTCTGCTGGCCCGCTATCGACCCGAGGATGCCATCGATGAGGTAGATATCCGGCTGCGCTTTCCGGAGAGTTGGCGGCATATTGATCAGCTCCAGCAGTTGACGGTGCAATCTGCCCGGGGCCAAATACCTATTGCTCATGTAGTAGAGCTGGTGCCAGCGCCGAAAGTGGGTACGCTACGTCGCATGGACGGGCGCAGAGCGGTCACTATAGAGGCGGATTTGGAGGCGGGCTACCGTCTTGATGAACGTTTAAGTGAAATTCAGCAGCGTGTGCTCGGGGATATGCCTGAGGGGGTGCAAGTGAGTATTGGAGGGGAAGGCGAAGACCAGCAGGAAGCGGCGCAGTTTTTATTGATCGCTTTCCTGATTGCGGTATTCCTGATGACCTTCATTCTGGTTATTCAGTTTAACAGTCTGTATCAAACGGCTCTGGTACTGTCGGCTATTGTGCTTTCTACCGCCGGTATTTTGCTCGGCTTGCTTATCAACGGTCAGTCGTTTGGTATTGTCATGGTGGGTATGGGCGTCATTGCACTGGCGGGTATCGTGGTGAACAACAATATAGTGCTTATCGATACCTATAATGAGCATCGGCAGCAGGGCTTATCCGCGCTGGATGCCGCTATTGAAACCGGTTGTCTGCGTTTACGGCCGGTACTCTTAACTGCGGTAACTACAATTTTAGGGTTAATGCCTATGGTGTTGGGCGTGAATGTGAACCTGCTGGAGCCCAGTCTGGGTATAAACGCCCCATCGACTCAATGGTGGACGCAGTTATCCAGTGCTATTGCGGGCGGACTTGCTTTTGCAACTTTGCTGACCTTGCTGCTCACGCCAGCGTTACTGGTGATTGGCGACCGGGTTGGCAGTGCCTGGCGGGAAAAACGGGCGAATTAG
- a CDS encoding SPFH domain-containing protein, translating to MENLPLHYIIIVLAILAIISLSVRLIPHRHVALVERFGKYTRTLEPGLNFLIPFVEKISHKQSLRVQQLNVSIETKTADNVFVIARVSVQYFVESAEAAYNAFYQLDDPEEQITSYVYDVVRAQIPRQSLDNVFDNKDEISNVVMTQLQDAMEEFGFRIRNTLVTDIDPNEDVKRSMNRINAAQRERRAAEHEAEAERIKIVKIAEADKESKILSGQGVAGQRKAIAEGLRESIDMVVDEKNGIGAEHVVYLLTFTNYVDALESIGKDNSVIMVPQPTGQLDQMEEIRNSIISGSAVSNAAKKNGGKKSAS from the coding sequence ATGGAAAATCTACCCCTACACTACATCATTATAGTACTCGCCATACTGGCGATTATTTCACTGTCCGTTCGACTTATCCCGCACCGGCACGTAGCCCTGGTGGAACGCTTTGGTAAATATACCCGCACCCTGGAGCCAGGCCTTAATTTCCTAATCCCTTTCGTAGAGAAGATTTCTCACAAACAGTCGTTACGGGTTCAGCAGTTGAATGTCAGTATCGAAACTAAAACCGCTGACAATGTTTTTGTTATCGCTCGTGTCAGTGTGCAGTACTTCGTTGAGTCAGCTGAAGCGGCTTACAATGCTTTTTATCAGCTGGACGATCCAGAAGAGCAAATCACATCTTATGTTTATGACGTAGTGCGTGCTCAGATACCACGTCAGTCTTTGGATAACGTATTTGATAATAAAGATGAAATTTCCAATGTGGTCATGACCCAGCTACAGGACGCTATGGAAGAATTCGGTTTCCGTATACGTAATACGCTGGTCACCGATATTGATCCTAATGAAGATGTTAAACGTTCCATGAACCGTATCAACGCGGCACAGCGTGAGCGTCGTGCGGCCGAACATGAAGCCGAAGCTGAACGCATTAAAATTGTTAAAATTGCCGAAGCGGATAAAGAGTCTAAAATACTCTCTGGTCAGGGTGTTGCTGGTCAGCGAAAAGCCATCGCAGAAGGCTTACGTGAGTCTATTGATATGGTCGTGGATGAGAAGAATGGTATAGGCGCTGAACATGTAGTCTACCTGCTTACGTTCACCAACTATGTCGACGCACTGGAGTCCATCGGTAAAGATAATTCCGTTATCATGGTCCCACAACCTACAGGCCAGCTGGATCAGATGGAAGAAATACGTAACTCCATCATCAGCGGCAGTGCAGTAAGCAACGCAGCCAAGAAAAATGGCGGCAAAAAATCGGCTAGCTAA